A section of the Methanoregula formicica SMSP genome encodes:
- a CDS encoding heparan-alpha-glucosaminide N-acetyltransferase — protein MGGGLRLWEIDVARGVAILMMIVFHTIFDLSFFAIFPVDVASGFWRYFAYATASLFLLIVGISLVISHDRAATKLSGLLLVKKFFLRGAGIFTLGLLVTLATWFYLPQGYVIFGILHLIGVSVMLSPFFFRFRAWNIPAGILCILIGWFVMSRISLLSPSMLLLPLGIYGPTFWSVDYTPIFPWLGVVLIGMGVGAFLYAGATRQFTLEPLTDLFVRPLSFLGRHSLVIYLVHQPVIILLLALVTGTKVL, from the coding sequence ATGGGCGGGGGGTTGCGGCTCTGGGAGATCGATGTTGCCCGCGGGGTCGCGATCCTCATGATGATTGTCTTCCACACGATTTTCGACCTCTCGTTCTTCGCTATCTTTCCCGTCGATGTCGCATCCGGGTTCTGGCGGTATTTTGCGTATGCGACCGCGTCACTCTTCCTTTTGATTGTTGGGATCTCGCTTGTCATCAGCCATGACCGTGCGGCAACGAAACTGTCCGGTCTTTTGCTGGTAAAGAAATTTTTTCTCCGGGGCGCCGGTATCTTTACGCTCGGCCTGCTGGTCACGCTGGCGACATGGTTCTATCTCCCGCAGGGGTACGTGATCTTCGGGATTTTGCACCTGATCGGTGTCTCGGTGATGCTCTCGCCATTTTTCTTCCGGTTCAGGGCCTGGAATATTCCTGCTGGAATTCTGTGTATCCTCATCGGGTGGTTCGTGATGAGTCGTATCAGCCTGCTGTCGCCATCAATGCTCCTCCTTCCACTGGGAATTTATGGGCCCACGTTCTGGTCCGTTGATTACACGCCAATCTTCCCGTGGCTGGGCGTTGTCCTGATTGGGATGGGTGTGGGGGCTTTCCTGTACGCGGGTGCGACCCGGCAGTTTACATTGGAGCCCCTGACGGATCTTTTTGTACGGCCGCTCTCGTTTCTGGGCCGGCACTCGCTCGTGATCTATCTTGTCCACCAGCCGGTGATCATCCTGCTGCTTGCGCTGGTGACCGGGACGAAAGTACTGTGA
- a CDS encoding PAS domain S-box protein gives MARRFIRLSPEHIDKAIMQLLAETGSATGADHGYIARENAENSEVIVTHEWTFPGNFLMKDRIGSFKVPGFSCSADRIQQFEPVYVPSVAALTTEPGETGKHMAWLAQIAIRSFVLIPLAIGQQIVGLLGIDSTTKENVIPAEDLDIFRIFGQIIAGALARKASDKALHESEALYRTVSESTGTAMMVLGEDKIVIRANREMVRISGYSRSEIENRMLWTKFVFPQGVERMKKYHEMRRANPASVPKNYQFSFLAHDGHTIDTYITVGMIPGTTKSIVSLIGISKEHAVLQELADSEEKFRCLTGSLAEGIYRIQDNRFIYVNPAFSQITGWPADELLALPDFTLLFPEEDRPRVRKAVADRLSGIVSSERYTVNARHQDGSLFPVTIHGSLTRYKGKPAIIGSITAGDRS, from the coding sequence ATGGCAAGGCGGTTCATCCGGCTCTCTCCCGAACATATTGACAAGGCAATCATGCAACTCCTTGCGGAGACTGGTTCGGCAACCGGTGCGGATCACGGTTACATTGCGCGGGAGAATGCCGAAAACAGCGAGGTTATTGTTACCCATGAATGGACTTTTCCAGGTAATTTCCTGATGAAGGACCGGATCGGCTCGTTCAAAGTTCCGGGTTTCTCCTGTTCTGCGGACCGGATCCAGCAATTCGAACCGGTTTACGTCCCCAGTGTCGCGGCACTGACCACGGAACCGGGCGAGACGGGGAAACACATGGCATGGCTGGCCCAGATCGCGATCCGGTCGTTCGTCCTCATTCCCCTTGCTATCGGCCAGCAGATCGTGGGATTACTCGGGATCGATTCAACCACGAAAGAGAATGTTATCCCTGCAGAAGACCTGGACATCTTCCGGATCTTTGGCCAGATCATTGCAGGGGCCCTTGCCCGGAAAGCCTCCGACAAGGCACTCCATGAATCCGAAGCACTGTATCGCACGGTGTCTGAATCAACCGGAACTGCCATGATGGTTTTGGGAGAAGACAAGATCGTGATCCGGGCGAACCGGGAGATGGTGCGGATCTCCGGATACTCCCGCAGCGAGATTGAGAACCGGATGCTGTGGACGAAGTTTGTCTTCCCGCAGGGTGTCGAACGCATGAAGAAATATCATGAAATGCGCCGGGCCAATCCCGCGAGCGTGCCGAAGAATTACCAGTTCAGCTTCCTTGCCCATGACGGGCATACGATTGATACATACATCACGGTCGGGATGATCCCGGGGACAACGAAGAGTATTGTTTCTTTAATCGGCATCTCCAAAGAGCACGCTGTCCTTCAGGAACTCGCAGATTCCGAGGAGAAATTCCGGTGCCTGACCGGTTCGCTCGCGGAAGGGATCTACAGGATCCAGGACAACCGCTTCATCTATGTCAACCCGGCGTTCTCCCAAATCACCGGCTGGCCCGCTGACGAACTTCTGGCCTTACCGGATTTCACCCTCCTCTTTCCGGAGGAGGACCGGCCCCGGGTGAGAAAAGCCGTTGCTGACCGGCTTTCCGGCATTGTCAGCTCGGAGCGGTACACGGTCAATGCCCGGCATCAGGACGGGTCCCTGTTTCCCGTTACCATCCATGGATCCCTGACACGATACAAAGGCAAGCCCGCAATCATCGGGTCGATCACTGCGGGCGACAGATCCTGA
- a CDS encoding response regulator: protein MADTYSVLYVDDETDLLELGKLFIEQGGQFSVSTVESGTIALEMMKEHSFDAIISDYQMPECNGIRFLRHIRHDSDIPFILFTGKGREEVVVEAINSGVGFISRRAGIPRPFSRNSATRSTRPFPGGMQKRHCTVTLT from the coding sequence ATGGCGGACACCTATTCCGTTCTTTACGTAGACGATGAAACGGACCTGCTTGAGCTGGGGAAACTCTTCATTGAGCAGGGCGGCCAGTTCTCTGTTTCCACTGTCGAGTCCGGGACCATCGCGCTGGAGATGATGAAAGAGCATTCCTTCGATGCCATTATCTCCGATTACCAGATGCCCGAGTGCAACGGGATCCGGTTCCTTCGGCATATCCGGCATGACTCCGACATCCCGTTTATCCTCTTCACCGGGAAAGGGCGCGAGGAGGTGGTGGTTGAAGCAATCAACAGCGGTGTGGGCTTTATCTCCAGAAGGGCGGGGATACCAAGGCCCTTTTCGCGGAACTCGGCCACAAGGTCAACCAGGCCATTTCCCGGAGGAATGCAGAAAAGGCACTGCACCGTCACCTTGACCTGA
- a CDS encoding methanogenesis marker 8 protein, translated as MTQGNDEHIIEAIGQCRIVIRNGKVVEVGEPRIRDCPLAKKFAYPIPDITKESVKANIEHRIKAFGMCTPDREVIDNREFVGFGASELLSFGIQAGLLDAAVIACDGAGTVVATKPAMVQGIGGRMSGLASTCPYTQVMDRIEKEGGFVLDRKHAAMDPVAGVALAVEKGFRKIAVTVAGPDAAAAIRKIHPDTFIVGVHVTGLTKQEAEDLVAASDLVTSCASKTIREAVAQKALVQAGIAIPVFAMTSRGKELIIEKIRQGKEPVLVKPTKLPALSDQQPGPLI; from the coding sequence ATGACGCAGGGAAACGACGAGCATATCATCGAAGCGATCGGCCAATGCCGGATCGTGATCCGCAACGGGAAAGTTGTTGAGGTCGGCGAACCCCGGATCCGCGACTGCCCGCTTGCGAAAAAATTTGCATACCCGATCCCGGATATCACAAAGGAATCAGTGAAGGCAAACATCGAGCACCGGATCAAGGCCTTTGGCATGTGCACGCCAGACCGGGAGGTCATCGACAACCGGGAGTTTGTCGGATTCGGTGCATCGGAACTGCTGAGCTTCGGGATCCAGGCCGGGCTGCTCGACGCTGCTGTCATTGCCTGCGACGGGGCCGGCACGGTCGTTGCCACAAAACCGGCCATGGTGCAGGGGATCGGGGGAAGGATGTCGGGACTCGCCTCGACATGTCCGTACACTCAGGTCATGGACCGGATCGAGAAAGAAGGGGGATTTGTCCTTGACCGAAAACATGCCGCGATGGACCCGGTTGCCGGCGTTGCGCTCGCGGTGGAAAAAGGGTTCCGGAAGATTGCGGTCACAGTCGCGGGACCTGACGCGGCAGCAGCGATCCGTAAGATTCACCCGGATACCTTTATTGTCGGGGTCCACGTCACCGGTCTCACAAAACAGGAGGCAGAAGATCTTGTCGCGGCATCCGACCTTGTCACCTCGTGTGCCTCAAAGACCATCCGTGAGGCAGTGGCCCAGAAAGCCCTTGTCCAGGCCGGGATCGCCATCCCCGTCTTTGCCATGACCAGCCGGGGAAAGGAGCTTATCATTGAGAAAATCCGGCAGGGAAAAGAACCGGTTCTTGTCAAGCCGACAAAACTTCCGGCGCTTTCCGACCAGCAGCCGGGACCGCTGATCTGA